Proteins co-encoded in one Arachis hypogaea cultivar Tifrunner chromosome 11, arahy.Tifrunner.gnm2.J5K5, whole genome shotgun sequence genomic window:
- the LOC112723294 gene encoding uncharacterized protein isoform X1: MIVSPRPSPQSPNSHSDSSSWESMLPGPPGRNNFGSSDLGPHGLLAFPSGSSISVVDTRSMQLVTAFPIPPPPSTSSSTSSSSSSSSTTTNNATTSLSPFVTALRWTPAPLSRDLLSTEPSSSHLLLAAGDRHGRIALLDLRIRSPILWFDTDNAKLAIQDLCWLQARPDLYLIAAITGSSILSLYNAATGRCIWKYDASPEYFSCIRRDPFDARRICAIGLKGFLVSVLAHGESEDGVAIKELQIRTDSSELVKLERDVVPGATPSPASAAFPLYAVKCAFSQQWRHILFVTFPREFVVFDLQYETVIFSSALPRGCGKFFDVLPDPNNEWVYCAHLDGKLSTWKRKRGEQAHFMCSMEELMPSVGTCVPSPSILSVILSLSDSTLQNVCKNYSDTPSSPYLHEDFDNPFDFCDEPTIVSKIHLISISDDGKVWNWLLTAEGQVDTQKEDKKLNLLRGDGRQQEHLNDGKRHLPSSILNQEEILIKMNLVGQLQLLSSTVTMLAVPTPSLTATLARGGNYPAVAVPLVALGTQSGTIDVVDVSANAVATSLAVHNGIVRGLRWLGNSRLVSFSYTQVNEKTGGYINKLVVTCLRSGINKMFRALQKPERAPIRALRTSSSGRYLLILFRDAPVEVWAMTKNPVMLRSLALPFTVLEWTLPTVPHPAQGAYSKEQTSGASDETPNPSKVSSPDSKGSSTEGSQEDTSESFAFALVNGALGVFEVHGRRIRDFRPKWPSSSFVSSDGLITAMAYRLPYVVMGDRIGNIRWWDVTTGNSSSFNTHKEGIRRIKFSPVAPGDHTRGRIAVLFYDNTFSVFELDTPNPLANSLLQPQFPGTLVLELDWLPLRTDKNDPLVLCIAGADSSFRLVEINVSDKRLGRAPQFRNIKERFRSMPICCPILFPTPHALALRMILQFGVKPSWFNTCSTTIKKRPHYIPGTPSSTGDLRTYMIGIPSLVDSVVPEMLLKVLEPYRKEGCILDDERAKLYATIVDKGCAARFAFTATIFGEFSEALFWLQLPQALKHLMKKLLRKPPPKAPTAQTISEDDETSLLSRISSKGKQTEEMGSQGQLRMMAFDQEELWKSASERISWHEKLEDEEAIQKRIHELVSVGNLEAAVSLLLSTPPESSYFYVNALRAVALSSAVSTSLNELAVKVVAANMVRADRSLSGTHLLCAVGRHQEACSQLQDAGCWADAATLAATHLKGSDYARVLQRWAGYVLHTEHNIWRALILYVAAGALQEALAALREAQIPDTAAMFILACREIHADIVSNLGIVDEDELSSIGHNLLTLRALDPKNEDVIAVSEYFGQYQRKLVHLCMDAPPYYE; this comes from the exons ATGATAGTGAGCCCGCGACCGTCACCGCAGTCCCCTAACTCGCATTCCGACTCATCCTCATGGGAGTCCATGCTCCCAGGCCCACCGGGCCGCAACAACTTCGGATCCTCAGATCTCGGCCCGCATGGCCTTCTCGCCTTCCCTTCCGGCAGTTCCATCTCCGTCGTCGACACCCGTTCCATGCAGCTTGTCACCGCCTTTCCCATCCCTCCTCCGCCATCTACTTCTTCCTCTACAtcgtcttcctcctcctcttcctccaccACGACGAATAACGCCACCACGTCCCTCTCTCCCTTCGTCACCGCTCTCCGCTGGACACCTGCTCCCCTCAGCCGCGACCTCCTCTCCACCGAACCCTCTTCCTCTCACCTCCTCCTCGCCGCTGGCGACCGCCATGGCCGCATCGCACTCCTCGACTTACGTATCCGCTCCCCGATCCTCTGGTTTGACACCGACAACGCCAAGCTAGCAATCCAGGACCTCTGCTGGCTCCAGGCCCGCCCTGACCTCTACCTCATCGCCGCCATCACCGGTTCTTCCATCCTCTCTCTCTACAATGCCGCCACTGGACGCTGCATCTGGAAGTACGACGCCTCGCCGGAGTACTTCTCCTGTATCCGCCGCGATCCCTTCGATGCACGGCGGATCTGCGCGATCGGGCTCAAGGGATTCTTGGTCTCTGTGCTGGCACACGGCGAGAGCGAGGACGGAGTCGCGATCAAGGAACTTCAAATTCGAACCGATTCTAGCGAGCTGGTTAAGCTGGAGAGGGATGTCGTTCCTGGCGCCACACCGTCGCCGGCTTCTGCGGCTTTTCCGCTCTACGCAGTGAAGTGTGCCTTCTCGCAGCAGTGGAGGCATATCTTGTTTGTCACGTTTCCGAGGGAGTTTGTTGTGTTTGATTTGCAGTACGAGACTGTGATCTTCTCCTCCGCGTTGCCTCGTGGGTGCGGCAAGTTCTTTGACGTGCTGCCTGATCCGAACAACGAGTGGGTTTACTGTGCTCATCTAGATGGCAAGCTCAGCACATGGAAGAGGAAACG TGGGGAACAAGCACACTTTATGTGCTCAATGGAAGAGTTAATGCCATCTGTTGGAACCTGTGTCCCGTCTCCTTCAATACTTTCTGTAATTCTATCCCTATCAGATTCCACACTTCAGAACGTTTGCAAGAATTATTCTGATACACCTAGTTCTCCTTACCTTCACGAGGACTTTGATAATCCTTTTGATTTTTGTGATGAACCTACGATTGTTTCTAAAATACATTTGATCTCCATTTCCGATGACGGAAAAGTATGGAACTGGCTCTTGACTGCTGAAGGTCAAGTAGACACTCAAAAAGAGGACAAGAAGTTGAATTTGCTCCGTGGTGATG GCAGGCAACAGGAGCATCTCAATGATGGTAAAAGGCACCTACCAAGCTCAATCTTAAACCAGGAAGAAATTTTAATAAAG ATGAACTTAGTTGGACAGCTTCAGCTGCTTTCTTCAACAGTGACTATGCTGGCAGTACCAACTCCTTCTTTAACAGCTACTCTGGCCC GTGGAGGAAACTATCCTGCTGTAGCTGTTCCTCTGGTTGCTTTAGGAACACAGAGTGGAACTATAGATGTGGTTGATGTTTCAGCCAATGCTGTTGCAACAAGTTTAGCTGTACATAATGGAATTGTTAGAGGACTACGATGGCTAGGAAATTCCAGACTGGTTTCATTTTCTTATACTCAG GTTAATGAAAAAACTGGAGGATATATTAACAAGTTAGTTGTAACCTGCCTTCGAAGTGGCATTAACAAGATGTTCCGGGCTTTGCAAAAGCCTGAACGTGCACCGATTAGGGCTTTGAGAACATCTTCATCTGGAAG GTATCTTCTAATTTTGTTTCGTGATGCACCTGTTGAAGTTTGGGCAATGACTAAAAATCCCGTCATG CTTAGATCATTGGCTCTTCCATTTACCGTATTGGAATGGACTCTTCCAACAGTTCCGCACCCTGCTCAAGGTGCGTATTCTAAGGAGCAAACATCTGGAGCATCAGATGAAACACCTAACCCGTCAAAGGTTTCCTCACCGGATTCAA AGGGTTCAAGCACAGAAGGATCTCAGGAAGACACTTCTGAAAGTTTTGCATTTGCTCTGGTAAATGGGGCACTTGGAGTTTTTGAAGTACATGGTCGAAGAATTCGAGATTTCAG ACCAAAATGGCCTTCATCTTCCTTTGTATCATCAGATGGATTGATTACTGCAATGGCCTACCGCTTGCCTTATGTG GTCATGGGAGACAGAATAGGGAACATAAGATGGTGGGACGTGACAACTGGGAACTCTTCATCATTCAACACACACAAAGAAGGAATCCGGAGAATCAAATTTTCTCCTGTTGCACCAGGGGACCATACCCGTGGTCGTATTGCTGTTCTATTCTATGATAATACCTTCTCCGTATTTGAATTG GATACGCCAAACCCCTTAGCCAATTCACTTTTGCAACCACAATTTCCTGGAACACTGGTGTTGGAACTTGATTGGTTGCCCTTGCGAACTGATAAAAATGACCCACTGGTACTGTGCATTGCAGGAGCAGATAGTAGCTTTCGCCTTGTTGAAATTAATGT AAGTGATAAACGACTTGGTCGTGCACCCCAGTTCAGAAATATAAAGGAAAGATTCCGGTCAATGCCTATATGCTGTCCCATACTCTTTCCCACACCACATGCCCTG GCATTACGCATGATATTGCAATTTGGTGTTAAACCTTCTTGGTTTAATACTTGTAGTACAACGATAAAGAAGAGGCCTCACTATATTCCAGGGACTCCATCATCTACAGGGGATCTTCGAACATACATGATCGGCATACCATCTCTTGTTGATTCTGTGGTGCCAGAGATGCTTTTAAAAGTACTGGAACCATATCGAAAAGAAG GTTGCATACTTGATGATGAGAGAGCCAAGTTGTATGCTACTATTGTGGATAAAGGCTGTGCTGCAAGGTTTGCCTTCACAGCTACAATATTTGGGGAATTCTCGGAAGCTTTGTTTTGGTTACAGCTGCCTCAAGCGCTTAAACATTTGATGAAGAAGTTATTGAGAAAGCCTCCCCCGAAAGCGCCAACAGCGCAAACTATCTCTGAAGATGATGAGACATCTTTACTATCTAGGATATCGTCAAAGGGAAAACAAACAGAAGAAATGGGG AGTCAAGGTCAACTAAGGATGATGGCTTTTGACCAAGAAGAGCTGTGGAAAAGCGCTAGTGAACGTATTTCTTGGCATGAAaaattagaagatgaagaagctATACAGAAACGTATACATGA GCTTGTGTCAGTTGGCAACCTAGAAGCCGCGGTTAGTTTATTGCTTTCTACTCCCCCAGAAAGCTCTTACTTCTATGTGAATGCACTTCGTGCTGTTGCTCTCTCATCTGCCGTTTCAACGTCTCTTAATGAACTTGCAGTGAAG GTTGTTGCGGCCAACATGGTGAGGGCTGACAGATCACTTTCTGGCACTCATCTTCTCTGCGCAGTTGGAAGACACCAAGAAGCATGTTCCCAG CTACAAGATGCAGGGTGCTGGGCAGATGCTGCAACCTTAGCTGCTACTCACTTAAAGGGATCAGATTATGCAAG GGTGTTGCAAAGGTGGGCTGGGTACGTCCTACACACTGAACATAATATCTGGAG GGCTCTGATTTTGTACGTTGCCGCCGGCGCACTTCAAGAGGCATTGGCAGCTCTTCGTGAAGCACAAATTCCTGACACAGCTGCAATGTTTATCCTTGCATGCCGTGAAATTCATGCAGATATTGTTTCGAACTTGGGTATTGTTGATGAAGATGAATTAAGTTCAATAGGCCATAATCTACTAACTTTGCGTGCCTTAGATCCGAAGAATGAAGATGTCATTGCCGTTAGTGAATATTTTGGGCAATACCAGAGAAAATTGGTCCATCTCTGCATGGATGCGCCCCCATACTATGAATGA
- the LOC112723294 gene encoding uncharacterized protein isoform X2, with protein sequence MIVSPRPSPQSPNSHSDSSSWESMLPGPPGRNNFGSSDLGPHGLLAFPSGSSISVVDTRSMQLVTAFPIPPPPSTSSSTSSSSSSSSTTTNNATTSLSPFVTALRWTPAPLSRDLLSTEPSSSHLLLAAGDRHGRIALLDLRIRSPILWFDTDNAKLAIQDLCWLQARPDLYLIAAITGSSILSLYNAATGRCIWKYDASPEYFSCIRRDPFDARRICAIGLKGFLVSVLAHGESEDGVAIKELQIRTDSSELVKLERDVVPGATPSPASAAFPLYAVKCAFSQQWRHILFVTFPREFVVFDLQYETVIFSSALPRGCGKFFDVLPDPNNEWVYCAHLDGKLSTWKRKRGEQAHFMCSMEELMPSVGTCVPSPSILSVILSLSDSTLQNVCKNYSDTPSSPYLHEDFDNPFDFCDEPTIVSKIHLISISDDGKVWNWLLTAEGQVDTQKEDKKLNLLRGDGRQQEHLNDGKRHLPSSILNQEEILIKMNLVGQLQLLSSTVTMLAVPTPSLTATLARGGNYPAVAVPLVALGTQSGTIDVVDVSANAVATSLAVHNGIVRGLRWLGNSRLVSFSYTQVNEKTGGYINKLVVTCLRSGINKMFRALQKPERAPIRALRTSSSGRYLLILFRDAPVEVWAMTKNPVMLRSLALPFTVLEWTLPTVPHPAQGAYSKEQTSGASDETPNPSKVSSPDSKGSSTEGSQEDTSESFAFALVNGALGVFEVHGRRIRDFRPKWPSSSFVSSDGLITAMAYRLPYVVMGDRIGNIRWWDVTTGNSSSFNTHKEGIRRIKFSPVAPGDHTRGRIAVLFYDNTFSVFELDTPNPLANSLLQPQFPGTLVLELDWLPLRTDKNDPLVLCIAGADSSFRLVEINVDKRLGRAPQFRNIKERFRSMPICCPILFPTPHALALRMILQFGVKPSWFNTCSTTIKKRPHYIPGTPSSTGDLRTYMIGIPSLVDSVVPEMLLKVLEPYRKEGCILDDERAKLYATIVDKGCAARFAFTATIFGEFSEALFWLQLPQALKHLMKKLLRKPPPKAPTAQTISEDDETSLLSRISSKGKQTEEMGSQGQLRMMAFDQEELWKSASERISWHEKLEDEEAIQKRIHELVSVGNLEAAVSLLLSTPPESSYFYVNALRAVALSSAVSTSLNELAVKVVAANMVRADRSLSGTHLLCAVGRHQEACSQLQDAGCWADAATLAATHLKGSDYARVLQRWAGYVLHTEHNIWRALILYVAAGALQEALAALREAQIPDTAAMFILACREIHADIVSNLGIVDEDELSSIGHNLLTLRALDPKNEDVIAVSEYFGQYQRKLVHLCMDAPPYYE encoded by the exons ATGATAGTGAGCCCGCGACCGTCACCGCAGTCCCCTAACTCGCATTCCGACTCATCCTCATGGGAGTCCATGCTCCCAGGCCCACCGGGCCGCAACAACTTCGGATCCTCAGATCTCGGCCCGCATGGCCTTCTCGCCTTCCCTTCCGGCAGTTCCATCTCCGTCGTCGACACCCGTTCCATGCAGCTTGTCACCGCCTTTCCCATCCCTCCTCCGCCATCTACTTCTTCCTCTACAtcgtcttcctcctcctcttcctccaccACGACGAATAACGCCACCACGTCCCTCTCTCCCTTCGTCACCGCTCTCCGCTGGACACCTGCTCCCCTCAGCCGCGACCTCCTCTCCACCGAACCCTCTTCCTCTCACCTCCTCCTCGCCGCTGGCGACCGCCATGGCCGCATCGCACTCCTCGACTTACGTATCCGCTCCCCGATCCTCTGGTTTGACACCGACAACGCCAAGCTAGCAATCCAGGACCTCTGCTGGCTCCAGGCCCGCCCTGACCTCTACCTCATCGCCGCCATCACCGGTTCTTCCATCCTCTCTCTCTACAATGCCGCCACTGGACGCTGCATCTGGAAGTACGACGCCTCGCCGGAGTACTTCTCCTGTATCCGCCGCGATCCCTTCGATGCACGGCGGATCTGCGCGATCGGGCTCAAGGGATTCTTGGTCTCTGTGCTGGCACACGGCGAGAGCGAGGACGGAGTCGCGATCAAGGAACTTCAAATTCGAACCGATTCTAGCGAGCTGGTTAAGCTGGAGAGGGATGTCGTTCCTGGCGCCACACCGTCGCCGGCTTCTGCGGCTTTTCCGCTCTACGCAGTGAAGTGTGCCTTCTCGCAGCAGTGGAGGCATATCTTGTTTGTCACGTTTCCGAGGGAGTTTGTTGTGTTTGATTTGCAGTACGAGACTGTGATCTTCTCCTCCGCGTTGCCTCGTGGGTGCGGCAAGTTCTTTGACGTGCTGCCTGATCCGAACAACGAGTGGGTTTACTGTGCTCATCTAGATGGCAAGCTCAGCACATGGAAGAGGAAACG TGGGGAACAAGCACACTTTATGTGCTCAATGGAAGAGTTAATGCCATCTGTTGGAACCTGTGTCCCGTCTCCTTCAATACTTTCTGTAATTCTATCCCTATCAGATTCCACACTTCAGAACGTTTGCAAGAATTATTCTGATACACCTAGTTCTCCTTACCTTCACGAGGACTTTGATAATCCTTTTGATTTTTGTGATGAACCTACGATTGTTTCTAAAATACATTTGATCTCCATTTCCGATGACGGAAAAGTATGGAACTGGCTCTTGACTGCTGAAGGTCAAGTAGACACTCAAAAAGAGGACAAGAAGTTGAATTTGCTCCGTGGTGATG GCAGGCAACAGGAGCATCTCAATGATGGTAAAAGGCACCTACCAAGCTCAATCTTAAACCAGGAAGAAATTTTAATAAAG ATGAACTTAGTTGGACAGCTTCAGCTGCTTTCTTCAACAGTGACTATGCTGGCAGTACCAACTCCTTCTTTAACAGCTACTCTGGCCC GTGGAGGAAACTATCCTGCTGTAGCTGTTCCTCTGGTTGCTTTAGGAACACAGAGTGGAACTATAGATGTGGTTGATGTTTCAGCCAATGCTGTTGCAACAAGTTTAGCTGTACATAATGGAATTGTTAGAGGACTACGATGGCTAGGAAATTCCAGACTGGTTTCATTTTCTTATACTCAG GTTAATGAAAAAACTGGAGGATATATTAACAAGTTAGTTGTAACCTGCCTTCGAAGTGGCATTAACAAGATGTTCCGGGCTTTGCAAAAGCCTGAACGTGCACCGATTAGGGCTTTGAGAACATCTTCATCTGGAAG GTATCTTCTAATTTTGTTTCGTGATGCACCTGTTGAAGTTTGGGCAATGACTAAAAATCCCGTCATG CTTAGATCATTGGCTCTTCCATTTACCGTATTGGAATGGACTCTTCCAACAGTTCCGCACCCTGCTCAAGGTGCGTATTCTAAGGAGCAAACATCTGGAGCATCAGATGAAACACCTAACCCGTCAAAGGTTTCCTCACCGGATTCAA AGGGTTCAAGCACAGAAGGATCTCAGGAAGACACTTCTGAAAGTTTTGCATTTGCTCTGGTAAATGGGGCACTTGGAGTTTTTGAAGTACATGGTCGAAGAATTCGAGATTTCAG ACCAAAATGGCCTTCATCTTCCTTTGTATCATCAGATGGATTGATTACTGCAATGGCCTACCGCTTGCCTTATGTG GTCATGGGAGACAGAATAGGGAACATAAGATGGTGGGACGTGACAACTGGGAACTCTTCATCATTCAACACACACAAAGAAGGAATCCGGAGAATCAAATTTTCTCCTGTTGCACCAGGGGACCATACCCGTGGTCGTATTGCTGTTCTATTCTATGATAATACCTTCTCCGTATTTGAATTG GATACGCCAAACCCCTTAGCCAATTCACTTTTGCAACCACAATTTCCTGGAACACTGGTGTTGGAACTTGATTGGTTGCCCTTGCGAACTGATAAAAATGACCCACTGGTACTGTGCATTGCAGGAGCAGATAGTAGCTTTCGCCTTGTTGAAATTAATGT TGATAAACGACTTGGTCGTGCACCCCAGTTCAGAAATATAAAGGAAAGATTCCGGTCAATGCCTATATGCTGTCCCATACTCTTTCCCACACCACATGCCCTG GCATTACGCATGATATTGCAATTTGGTGTTAAACCTTCTTGGTTTAATACTTGTAGTACAACGATAAAGAAGAGGCCTCACTATATTCCAGGGACTCCATCATCTACAGGGGATCTTCGAACATACATGATCGGCATACCATCTCTTGTTGATTCTGTGGTGCCAGAGATGCTTTTAAAAGTACTGGAACCATATCGAAAAGAAG GTTGCATACTTGATGATGAGAGAGCCAAGTTGTATGCTACTATTGTGGATAAAGGCTGTGCTGCAAGGTTTGCCTTCACAGCTACAATATTTGGGGAATTCTCGGAAGCTTTGTTTTGGTTACAGCTGCCTCAAGCGCTTAAACATTTGATGAAGAAGTTATTGAGAAAGCCTCCCCCGAAAGCGCCAACAGCGCAAACTATCTCTGAAGATGATGAGACATCTTTACTATCTAGGATATCGTCAAAGGGAAAACAAACAGAAGAAATGGGG AGTCAAGGTCAACTAAGGATGATGGCTTTTGACCAAGAAGAGCTGTGGAAAAGCGCTAGTGAACGTATTTCTTGGCATGAAaaattagaagatgaagaagctATACAGAAACGTATACATGA GCTTGTGTCAGTTGGCAACCTAGAAGCCGCGGTTAGTTTATTGCTTTCTACTCCCCCAGAAAGCTCTTACTTCTATGTGAATGCACTTCGTGCTGTTGCTCTCTCATCTGCCGTTTCAACGTCTCTTAATGAACTTGCAGTGAAG GTTGTTGCGGCCAACATGGTGAGGGCTGACAGATCACTTTCTGGCACTCATCTTCTCTGCGCAGTTGGAAGACACCAAGAAGCATGTTCCCAG CTACAAGATGCAGGGTGCTGGGCAGATGCTGCAACCTTAGCTGCTACTCACTTAAAGGGATCAGATTATGCAAG GGTGTTGCAAAGGTGGGCTGGGTACGTCCTACACACTGAACATAATATCTGGAG GGCTCTGATTTTGTACGTTGCCGCCGGCGCACTTCAAGAGGCATTGGCAGCTCTTCGTGAAGCACAAATTCCTGACACAGCTGCAATGTTTATCCTTGCATGCCGTGAAATTCATGCAGATATTGTTTCGAACTTGGGTATTGTTGATGAAGATGAATTAAGTTCAATAGGCCATAATCTACTAACTTTGCGTGCCTTAGATCCGAAGAATGAAGATGTCATTGCCGTTAGTGAATATTTTGGGCAATACCAGAGAAAATTGGTCCATCTCTGCATGGATGCGCCCCCATACTATGAATGA